In one window of Flavobacterium ginsengisoli DNA:
- a CDS encoding exopolyphosphatase has translation MLKKHNPKFLFFTLLTLFFSVSSFSQKSVYAGIEIGRRAIKVSVIDVNNIRKADYKILSFWTERIPFADHITANGELTAEDISKTSVTVTTQLQKIKAENKILEENIFVVAAPVFASARNLDVLKNKIALLTGKQLEVLDVNEEAKTLVKGAIPPVDFANAFLLDIGAQTTKGGYIDELKDGKLEFVPLELSFGTMTLTDAVEKTVVNKSQVNDMSTYQEKSFDYNVILRKKTKELFDANPPLAKKDKLYLSGGAVWAFSTLFYDETVNKDHYVALTLQDVIDYDAILKNNFGKFTNLAKTNKEVCESFKHL, from the coding sequence ATGCTTAAAAAACACAACCCCAAATTTTTATTTTTTACTCTTTTAACTTTATTTTTTTCTGTCTCTTCATTTTCTCAAAAAAGTGTCTACGCTGGAATCGAAATCGGACGTAGAGCTATAAAAGTTTCTGTTATTGATGTAAATAACATTAGAAAAGCCGATTATAAAATCCTTTCTTTCTGGACTGAAAGAATCCCTTTTGCTGATCATATTACTGCTAATGGCGAACTTACTGCAGAAGATATTAGTAAAACTAGCGTTACGGTTACCACGCAATTGCAAAAGATTAAAGCTGAAAACAAAATTCTTGAAGAAAACATCTTTGTTGTAGCAGCTCCTGTTTTTGCTTCTGCACGTAACTTAGACGTTTTAAAAAACAAAATTGCCCTTTTAACCGGTAAACAATTAGAAGTATTAGATGTAAACGAAGAAGCAAAAACGCTTGTTAAAGGTGCTATACCGCCTGTTGATTTTGCTAATGCTTTCCTTCTTGATATTGGTGCTCAAACTACTAAAGGCGGTTACATTGACGAACTTAAAGACGGTAAATTAGAATTTGTTCCATTAGAACTTAGTTTTGGAACAATGACACTTACTGATGCCGTAGAAAAAACAGTGGTAAACAAAAGTCAAGTAAACGATATGTCTACCTACCAAGAAAAATCTTTTGATTATAATGTTATTCTACGTAAAAAAACAAAAGAATTATTTGATGCAAATCCTCCTTTAGCTAAAAAAGATAAATTATATTTATCTGGTGGTGCTGTTTGGGCGTTTTCAACTCTTTTTTATGACGAAACCGTTAATAAAGATCATTATGTTGCTTTAACACTTCAAGATGTTATCGATTATGATGCTATTCTTAAAAACAATTTCGGTAAGTTTACTAACCTTGCCAAAACAAACAAAGAAGTCTGCGAGAGTTTTAAGCACTTATGA